The window TTTTTTGAACTGTTGTGGGTCATTATCTTTTAGCATCTACAGCTGAAGGAGCTTGGTTTTGTGAAGAACATACTTTTTCTATAAATTTGATATTGTATATACTGATTGGTCATATCGTATGACGTATATTGAGCTTACGTCTTTGCACTTTACTTTCATCTCCTTAGCCAATTCAATGAAGTGTTTACTGTTTATTGGgaatatttttttgttctttGTGTCATTACCTTGAAGAAGTATCTGATGTCTTGCTTTCAACTTTCAGGTGCTGAGGTGGAAAATCATCAAGTAGTAAATGTGATTCCGACTGTGCTTGTGGAATCCATTCCATCTGACAGTGTAGTACGGTGTGCTCGTGTTCCTATTTCTGGGCTGTCAAGACTAAAAATTGGGAATTATTCCAGTGCACGCCGGGTCAAAGTGGTTCCTTCCAATGAAATTCCAGAGAAATCGTATAACAAAATTGAGATTTGTTTGCACAGGTTGGTTAAATTGAAGCTTTTCGGCAAAATTCTTACATTTTATGCATTCAATGTTCTTATCTCCAGTTTTAGTCCCTCACCATTTTTTCTTTTTGCAGCAACTCTTCACTTGGATTGTGCCATTGTGGGAAAGATAACTGGGAAAGTATCCATGATGGGATATGGAGCTCTGTTATTTCCCCCTACCAAGATAAATACATTGATGTTAAGTTTTCCAATAACTTGTATGGTTCTGTGGTTGTCAGTGTTAAAATAGGTCAGTCTCTAAATGCTTGAGGTTTTTACAATGGTGCTCTCATCATCTAGTTATCTCTTTCTAGTCTATCTTCCAACTCATTTATGCCTCACTCTCTCCCCCTTTGTGTATATGTTTTGGACAGAATTTCACAGATGGCGTTTACTTAGCCTGGCTATTGGTTTTATTTTACTGTTGTTGGCCCCAATAGTTAGTAGCTGGGTTCCTTTCTACTATAGCAGTTCAATGGCCATTGGAATCTGCCTTGTAGTCATAATCATTCTCTTCCAGGTACCTTCATTAATTTGAATTCGATATTCTAAATATACATTTCATCAGATGCCTTTGTTATCTTTCCTAACAGCTCCtttactgattttttttttggtttctgTGCAGGGAATGAAATTGTTGCCAACTGGCCGGAGAAGTGCTCTCTATAGCACGATTTGTGGTTTAGCAGTCAGTATTCtagttattttataaatttgttATCATTTGAGACGTCCTATGTTATCTTTGGCTTCTTCCATTATAAACTTTAATATATGCTAATTTATACCTCTTATGTTTCTATTTCAGCTTGGAGCTGGATCATTTCTGCTAAATAGATTATCTATGTTTGTCAACCCAATTCTTGTCAATTTTGGATTCGGTGAAGAGATGCACAATCCTGTGAGTAAAGTAGTTTATTTGATGCATAAAAAATGAATTATGCACATGTTTTGTCAAAAATGGATTTATCATTTTTAGTGATATTTGAATAAGAACTACAATAGATTGCAAATGTTACTTTTCTAGAATATAAAAATGATaactaaaatttgaaaataacacTAATAGCGGCCTCTTAGTACAACTTGAAGGAAGTTAACTTCTGAAATTATCCTGAACGCATTGTCAATTAAATGAATCTGATGTTGGGTCACGTAGTTGCTCTGTTGTAATTTTAGAATTAATGTGCTGTAGAATTAAGTTACAGAACATTCATGGAGCAGTACTTTGGCTGATATCTTACTAAATAGAATAATGAGAAAAGTTGTCACAGACGGGCTGTGTGCATCTTGCttgaatttgaaaatatatGACAAACATTATTGTTTCTTGACTGTCAAAGGGTTGAATAATTTTTCTCTTTGATGCCGGTACATTCTCACTATGGGGCCGCTCTAATTAGTTATGCATAACTATGTGTTTGAGCTCTCAATTAAGCATTTGCTCTTTCATTAAAAGCAGCGTTATAAATCTCCTTATCTTCTCTCCACTTATTCTTTCTTTTGGCCCGTGTTTATCACTTCAAATTCTTTTCCTTGTTCCATTTTTTTCaccttttatttttcattgcaGGTGCTTGTGTTCTTGGCAGTTGGAATTGTACTTGCTGGATCTGGTTTTGGATATTGGCTTGTTCGGAAATTTGTTGTTTCTGAAGATGGAAGTGTTGATGTCGGGGTCGCCCAATTTGTGAAATGGGCATTGCGCATAATCGCAGTGACTTTTATCTTTCAGGTTGTTTTATGATTTCTGTCATTTGATTGCTTATGGGCAAGTATGGCCTTCTGCATGCATTACTGAGCGCACCTTGATCATATGGTCCTTTTATTGTCATTATAGATTCATCTTCTCTTGTTACTAACTAATGAATTTTTGTTGTGGGAAACTTATCTTTTATCATCTATAGTTGGCTTCATCTGATTGCATGTGCTAGATCTATCTTTGATATGTGATTTTCCGGTTGTACTATTTATTTTGCGAAGTCCTATAATTCAATATTTCTTCGCATTTTTTAGAGACCTCTTACATATCTTttacaattatttaatttaattattttgaaaattttcacaTTTAAATCATTAGTTATTCTTTTGAATTTCTTTTTCACAATTAGCTGGATGTCTCTTACATGTATCTAAAGGTTCTCTCTTTGTTAGTGTTATTATCACTATATAACATCATCTTTCAACTTTTCTTTGTACTAAACTTTCAGAGCACTCTTGATACTCCTTTGGCAATGGGATTGCTTGTTTCTTTTATGGTGATATATTTGTCTTTTACTTCCATGAAGTGGGACAGCCTCTGGTAAGCATCACATGATATCTCTTTATTTTAGGCCTGCTTTTGCTATTTCTTGTAATTTACTATTCAGTTTTTTATGCATGTTTCATGATTAACTCCTCCTTTCATTGACAAAAGTTATGCTTTGTTTCCATATTCTCCTGTCAACTCAATACTGTTGAGCAAATTTTGTGAGTACCAAATAGTTTTTGAAAAAAGCATGTATTTTCTGCGGTGAAACTTTTTGTCCATTATGTATACCCAATGTGTTTCAGTGTACATAATGTGTGAATCCATTATAAAAGGATGATTAAAACATGGAGTTTTATGGATGGTAAAAAATAGGAGTATTCTGAACTTTGGCGTGTTCAGTTGCTATTATTTGTAGACTGTTGCAATTTAATCGCCGAAACTTGGTTCCCTAGATCAACTAATACTACTAATTTTTCTTAGCACGTGAAAGTATATCAGATTGCACCCTTTGATGCAGGGATCATACATATTCTGGGAATGGGAGTCTGAAGGGATGGAAAAGTGGAAGGCTGATTAAGAAACGTAAGAGAGCTGAATTCTCAAGTAGGCCTGGGGCTAAGCATTCTGGAGGAACTATATGGGAAAGTCCCAGGAGTGTGTCTCCACAGTTGAGATCTCCTTTGAAAGTGAAAGGTATATATTGCTGGTTATTGCTCTCTTTTCCACTTTCTAAATTGATTTTAGTATCTGTTTGAGCAAATGAGTATATAGATGGTGGGTAGATGATGTCGACCGGGCAAATTGGGTAGTAGCCGGGTGTGCAATCTGCCAAGTCGGGTGTGTCACGTCCCGATACCGGGGTGAGTTGACATCCGGcgttgttttacaattattcaatcgtaaatcaacaagcctcgtagtacagtgtacaaccaaaccagtctttttcataaaacatacaaTGTCTTTACAACGTAATAAATTTAACAAACGAGTGCGGAAGCGAACAgcgtaaaaataaaagatagccAAATTCCAAAGTATGTCTTGATCAACAGAAACATTGTTACCATCCCCAGAAATGCATttgctcttcttcttcaacttgtttttcattcttatctgggagtgagaggtgtaagggtgagtattttgtgaaatactcagcaagtgggggccgatcgatcaCAATAACACAaagatatacatatatagatctttaacaattcgaaattttccgtgtctcaacaaacgtcggaacaataaaatgatagatacgacataacttatatatatttatgtaaatattaaatgaatttCATGTCACAATAATTAGTCACAACAAAATCAAAACATGATATTAACAATGAGCAAACATAACTTAGCATATACATATAGACATAAATTATTCGTATTGCACTGTTATTTCATCTTATTATCCATGGtgttactgatcagtcccctatatgtaattcctctaaggggtgaggccttatatcggttattattacccaccgcatcagggccataaacttgtcatatcttatcatgttttaggaaaattttcctttttaccatttctaacttgaatcataacagtgcctttaaacataattcttagaatacactaaattggtgtttaagaatatatattagAATATAACATGAAATGAAGATAACATAATTTTGAAACGAAAGGAACATGCACTTGAAATTGATTTAAAAATGCTTAACAAATTATCAAAACGAAatattcatatatcaaatcgaaggaatatatcatgtcgaccgaattttcgaaaacatacttaaatactttaaaacataagcccacttacagaaAGGTGTTCCAAAATTACGGAAGAAACAAGCTTGAATTTATCGTCCGAAAATCCGTAAATTAGCTAAACTCGTTCGGAATCCGAGCAGTTTTCTTACCGAAGGGTTTCACAAAATTTGACCGTATGGATGAGgctgaaattttgatatgatgttTAAAACATATGAAAGTGTAATATAAACGGTGGAGATTAGATTTGAATAAACCGTTGGACCGGAAGTTTCTCTCGAAAATGAACAGAATTTCTAGCTCGAAAATATCACTCAAGAAATGGTTGATGGTGTTCAAGCTTCATTCATGCTCTAGCTTGAGAGGTTTTGGTGTGATTTCTCTCATTCTCAAAACATCTATTTAT is drawn from Primulina eburnea isolate SZY01 chromosome 10, ASM2296580v1, whole genome shotgun sequence and contains these coding sequences:
- the LOC140842464 gene encoding uncharacterized protein; the protein is MEISSGTTAATVLYLLALIFVSSRSSRVTALAGAEVENHQVVNVIPTVLVESIPSDSVVRCARVPISGLSRLKIGNYSSARRVKVVPSNEIPEKSYNKIEICLHSNSSLGLCHCGKDNWESIHDGIWSSVISPYQDKYIDVKFSNNLYGSVVVSVKIEFHRWRLLSLAIGFILLLLAPIVSSWVPFYYSSSMAIGICLVVIIILFQGMKLLPTGRRSALYSTICGLALGAGSFLLNRLSMFVNPILVNFGFGEEMHNPVLVFLAVGIVLAGSGFGYWLVRKFVVSEDGSVDVGVAQFVKWALRIIAVTFIFQSTLDTPLAMGLLVSFMVIYLSFTSMKWDSLWDHTYSGNGSLKGWKSGRLIKKRKRAEFSSRPGAKHSGGTIWESPRSVSPQLRSPLKVKGIPSPSGGNVRSPSTYYSTFHKTPTGKKYSEEEWKEFTEASTRQAMAEWASSPEFTEWITKNADMIQLHHGDSSEESIESGSDSTDDNKAESSSRRGLLKWQPRG